A stretch of DNA from Aspergillus flavus chromosome 3, complete sequence:
ACGACCATTCCAAGGTTGGAGACAGTCCAAATCGAGGGATATTGAAGACCGTTGAGGTGGATGTGGAATCAGGGCCAGAGCAAACTGGTCGGAAGAAATAGCTGCGTAAAGAGTTAATGTGAGAAAATAGCTAAATGGACCATGAATCAATCATGACGATCAAGTACCTAAGAGACGATAGGATGTAACCCTTATCGGAGCCTTATGGTATGGTGATAAACACCTCAGGCATCAACACCCGCTCATGGAGCCAGGCAAAAGAGGACGCTAACCCAGACCGGGAACAAGCCCTAAGCAAAGCCCTAACACTCGCTACGCACTGCCGTCTGAGCCAACCAAAACCGTGCAAAGTCCATCGCGCTTCTATCCGCACCGAGACGCCCATCGACTTCGACACCCTCACCAACCACGTCGCCAAACCAGTCCAACCGTCGAGATGGCCCAGGAACGCTCCGGAATTGTGGTCGGTCTGAACAAGGGCCATGTGGGTTCCCCTATCCGTGCTATATTTGATTTGAACGGGTTTCAGTTGTCGAGTGGATGTTGAATGGCTGGATATTGCTGGGGAACGGGAGAAAAGTTCGATTATGCAAGACGGATGTGcgagacaagaaaagaggggaaattCAGGAAGATCAAGCGACATGGGAAATTTTTACATGATTCGGGAGAATACAGCATTCAGCAACCACTCGATAATCTGAGAAAGACCGACGACAtgcggaggaagacaagaaaataaaactaaCGGATATTCTTCGTTATAGAAAACCACCCCCCTCAACACCCCCAAGACCCGTGTCAGCCGCACCAAGGGCCAGTCCTCCCGCCGTACTGCCTTTGTTCGTGACATCGCTCGTGAGGTTGTCGGTCTTGCCCCCTATGAGCGCCGTATCATCGAACTCCTGAGAAACACTCAGGACAAGCGTGCTCGTAAGCTCGCCAAGAAGAGGGTACGTTCGATTCGTCATCATGCTTTGAATTTGGCAGACATTGCTGGGGCCGCTCTGGTTTTGGTCGGATACTCTCGGAAGTTATCATCGGTTGATCCTGGGGTCGATTATGGTGTACTAT
This window harbors:
- a CDS encoding ribosomal protein L36e translates to MAQERSGIVVGLNKGHKTTPLNTPKTRVSRTKGQSSRRTAFVRDIAREVVGLAPYERRIIELLRNTQDKRARKLAKKRLGTFGRGKRKVEDMQRVIAESRRVTGH